A single window of Granulicella mallensis MP5ACTX8 DNA harbors:
- a CDS encoding DUF1801 domain-containing protein: MTVQEQIEQYIATQPEPKQSEMRELHDMMSALMPACQLWFLDGKDEKGKIVSNPNVGYGSRSIQYANGKTREFYQIGMSANTTGISVYILGIDDKKYLAQTFGQDLGKASVTGYCIKFKTLADIKVDVLKAAIQCGIGQTGISH; encoded by the coding sequence ATGACGGTGCAGGAACAGATCGAGCAGTACATTGCCACTCAACCGGAACCAAAGCAAAGCGAAATGCGAGAGCTACATGACATGATGTCGGCATTGATGCCAGCTTGTCAGTTGTGGTTCTTAGATGGAAAAGACGAGAAAGGAAAAATCGTCTCCAACCCAAACGTTGGATATGGATCCCGAAGCATTCAATATGCCAACGGAAAAACCAGGGAGTTCTACCAAATAGGCATGAGTGCCAACACAACAGGCATTTCCGTCTACATCCTTGGAATCGACGACAAGAAGTACCTGGCGCAGACATTCGGGCAGGATCTCGGCAAAGCAAGCGTGACTGGGTATTGCATCAAGTTCAAGACCTTGGCAGATATAAAAGTGGATGTTCTCAAAGCAGCAATACAGTGTGGGATTGGGCAGACAGGCATCTCACATTGA